In the genome of Sphingomonas alpina, the window CCGAAACCATCCTGCGCGCTTCCCCTGCCTGGCGGCACGAGACCACCACTCACATGCCCAGACGCCTGATATCGCCAACAGGGGGGACGAGAGGCGAGATTTAAAGGCCTCGGATTCTCCCGGCAGGCTATTGTTGCGGTAAGGAGGTCGCGCATTCTGCCCGGAGAAGCAACCGGCTCGCTCGACGCGCGATAATGGCATCTTCATCTGGTCGCGGCGTTCGTCGGGATATCACGAGCATCGCACGTGCGCTCCGCGAAAACCTGCGCCGAGAGGGAAAAACCGCCTTTTCAACCCTCCCACCACCTTTGCGGGCCAGTTCGTCACGTTACCGGGGCGTCGGGCCGAATGTGTGCTTGACCTTGCCCAAGGACCTCCACACCGCAGGCGCATGCGTACGGCATGCCCGAAAGTTCGGTCGCGCCCTGTTTGAATTGAGACTGTTGACGATGTGGGCTTCCCGATTTCTCAAATTTAATTCTCGCGACATGGCGATTGATCTCGGGACGGTGAACACGCTGGTCTATCTCCGCGACAGGGGCATTGTTCTCAACGAGCCATCGGTGGTGGCGCTCGAAACGATCAATGGCGTGTCCAGGGTCAGGGCGATCGGCACCGACGCCAGGCTGATGCTGGGCAAGACGCCGGAAAATGTCAGGACGATCCGCCCGCTTCGCGATGGCGTGATCGCCGACATCGATGTCGCCGAGCAGATGATCAAGCATTTCATCGACAAGGCGCATGGCGGCCCGAGCAAGATTCCGCGGCGGCCGGAAATCGTGATCTGCGTCCCGTCCAGTTCGACGATGGTCGAACGGCGCGCCATCCGCCAGGCCGCCACCAATGCGGGCGCATCGAAGGTGCTGCTGATCGAAGAACCGATGGCGGCCGCGATCGGCGCCGGCCTGCCGGTCACAGAGCCGGTGGGCGCGATGGTGGTCGATATAGGCGGCGGCACGACCGAAGTCGCCATCCTGTCGTTGCGTGGGCTCGCCTACAGCCTGTCGGTCCGCGTCGGCGGCGACAAGATGGATGAAGCGATCGCCAGCTATACCCGACGCAAATACAGCCTGATGATCGGCGAGGCGACGGCAGAGCGCGTCAAGATCGAGATCGGCAGGGCGTGCAAACCCGCCGAAGGCGTCGGTCCGGTGATGGGCGTTCGGGGTCGCGACCTGGTGGCCGGCGTACCGCGCGAGATCGAGATCAGCCAATTGGAGGTTGCCGAGGCACTCTCCGAACTGGTCGGCCAGATCGTCGAAGCGGTCATGACGGCGCTGGAGAACACGCTGCCGGAACTGGCCGCCGACATTGTCGACCATGGCATTGTCATGACCGGCGGCGGCGCGCTGCTGCGCGGCATCGACGAAGTCCTCGCCCGGGCCACCGGTCTGCCCGTGGTCGTGGCCGACAATGCGCTGATGTGCGTCGCGACCGGCGCCGGTCGCGCCTTGGAGGATCCGGTCTATCGCGGCGTGCTGGCGTCGCAATAGAATTTGCCGGGATAGCCCGACGCGCAAATTGCAGGATCGCGCAACCACGAAAGCTGAGCTAGTCCGGGCCAGATTCACCAACCGGGAGTTTGCCCATGATCCGTTCCTGCGTCGCTGGGTTCGCCGTTCTGCTCCTGTCCGCGACTGCGGCAATCGCCGCGCCGCCCGCCACGCCCGCCGAGCGCGCGGTCGCCACCATCGCGGACAGCGCGGCCTTTGCCAGGGCGCGCGCCACACTCGACGCGCAGCATGACCAGTTCGTCGCGGAGATCATCAAGCTGACGGAGATTCCTGCACCGCCATTCAAGGAAGCAGCGCGCGGGGCCGCCTATGCCGAGATATTCCGGACACTGGGGCTGCGCGACGTCACGATCGACCCGGTCGGCAACGTTATCGGCCTCCGCCCGGGGTCCGATCCGAAGGCGCCGCTGATCGTCATCTCGGCGCATTTGGATACCGTGTTTCCCGAAGGAACGGTGGTGACGGTACGGCGCGAGGGCACGAAGCTCCACGCGCCGGGTATCGGTGACGATACGCGCGGGCTCGGCACGCTGCTCGCCTATATCCGCGCGCTCGATGCGGCCG includes:
- a CDS encoding rod shape-determining protein — translated: MWASRFLKFNSRDMAIDLGTVNTLVYLRDRGIVLNEPSVVALETINGVSRVRAIGTDARLMLGKTPENVRTIRPLRDGVIADIDVAEQMIKHFIDKAHGGPSKIPRRPEIVICVPSSSTMVERRAIRQAATNAGASKVLLIEEPMAAAIGAGLPVTEPVGAMVVDIGGGTTEVAILSLRGLAYSLSVRVGGDKMDEAIASYTRRKYSLMIGEATAERVKIEIGRACKPAEGVGPVMGVRGRDLVAGVPREIEISQLEVAEALSELVGQIVEAVMTALENTLPELAADIVDHGIVMTGGGALLRGIDEVLARATGLPVVVADNALMCVATGAGRALEDPVYRGVLASQ